Within Deltaproteobacteria bacterium, the genomic segment GTACAGCGGGCGCGAAGTCAAAAGCACCGGTGATGGGTTCCTGGTCGAGTTCGGCAGCGCGTTGCAGGCGGTGCATTGTGCGATTGAGATTCAAAAGGGGATGGTGCAGCGCAATTCGTCCGAGGCGCCGGACCGGCGCATTCAGATCCGCATCGGACTGCATCTCGGTGACGTCGAGACCCGCGACGGTGACGTCTTCGGCGACGGTGTGAACATCGCCGCGCGCATCGAGCCGTTGGCGGAGCCCGGCGGGATCTGTATCTCCGGTGCGGTCTACGAACAGATCCGAAACAAGATTGACCTGCCGCTGATCCGGCTGAAGCAACCGCAGCTGAAGAACATCGATGTGCCCGTCGAGGTATACCGCGTGGTGCTGCCGTGGGCAGGCGGTGATCTGCCTCACGTAGGGCGCTGGGTCCGACGTCTGCGACAGCGCGGAATGCGTACGTGGGTCATCGGTGTGATCATCGCCCTTGTGATTGCGGGGCACGGGTTGGTCATCGCTCTTGTCGGCGCTGGGGTTGGGCGGTGGTTCTGGCCTCTGTTCGCCGCTCCGGCGACCACTCCGAAGCCGTCGGCAGCCGCATCGGCTGAGGTGTCAAAGTCCGTCGCCGTGCTGCCCTTCGTGAATATGAGCGGCAACGATGCCGACGAGTATCTGAGCGACGGCATGAGCGAAGAGATCATCACGGCGCTGTCGAAAGTCAGCGGCCTGCGCGTCGCCGCGCGCACCTCGTCGTTCTTCTTCAAGGGCAAGAACGAAGACATCGAAGAGATCGGCGCGAAGCTGCGCGTCGGCAGCGTGCTCGAAGGCAGCGTCCGTAAGGTGGGTCCGAAGCTGCGAGTGACGGCGCAGCTCATCAGCACTGGTGACGGTTACCACCTGTGGTCGGAAACCTACGACGAGGACACGGCGGACATTCTTGCCATCGAGAGCGCCGTGGCGCAGCGTGTTGCTGCGGCACTGAAGGTCACCTTGCATGCGAGCGAACAGGCGCGACTACAGAGCAAACCGACCGAGAACCCCGAAGCGCATCAGCTCTATCTGAAGGGCCGCTACTACGTGAATCGCTACAGCGAAGAAGGGCTGAAGAAGGGACTCACCTACCTGCAGCAAGCGATTGCACTCGATCCCGGCTACGCGCTCGCCTACCAGGGCCTGGCCTACTACTACAGCATCGTCAATGACTGGTTTGCGGCGCCGAAGGACGCGATGCCCAAGATGCGCGCGGCGGCGGAGAAGGCCTTGCAGATCGACCCCACACTTTCCGAGCCCCATACTTTCTTGGCCGCATTCGCTTGGTGGTATGACTGGAACTGGTCCACCGCCGAGGAGGAGCACAAGCGTGCGCTCGCGCTGGATCCGAACAGCGTCGTTGCGCACGAGTTCTACGGTCAGTACTTGAATCTGATCCGACTGGCGCCCGAAGGCATTGACGAGGTCAGGAGAGCCGTCGCAATCGATCCGCTCTCCCCGGAGGCCAACAGCTTCCTCGGCGCTACCCTCTATTGTGCGCGCCGCTATGCCGACGCGATCGCACAGTTCCGCGAGACGCTCGAAATGGAGCCCAGCTATTCGTTCGCCCGCCTCCAGTTGGGCAAAGCATACGTGCAGAATGGAGAGCTGGAGCGCGGCATCGCCGAGCTGCGCCGGGCGAAGGAGCTCGATCCGCACAACCCGGACGTGATGAGCGCACTGGGCTACGCGTATGCCGTGGCGCGTGACCGCGACGCGGCGCAGCGAGCGATCGACGAATTACGCCAGCAGTCGCAAGCGAGTTACGTGTCGCCATATTTCTTCGCGGTGATCTACGCAGCATTGGGCGAGACCGACCAGGCCTTCGCATTCCTCGACAGGGCGTATGAAGATCGCAGCTTTTTCATCTCGGGGCTGAAGGTTGACCCGATGGTGGATGCGCTGCGAGCCGACCCGCGGTTCACGGCACTGCTGAAGAAGGTGGGGTTGGATAAGTGAGGGGCAAGGAGCCCGACGCCACCTTACTGGCGTCGAGTTTGACAGGGGTGGGGGCGTGTCGATAGGGTGAGAACTGACTAGTCTGACCAGAATGGAGTCATCATGGCCAACACGTGGCAACTGCAGCGCGCTAAGGCGGAACTGAGCAAGCTCATCGAGACCAGCGCAACCAAGGGGCCGCAGACCGTCACCCGGCATGGCCGGCCGGCGGCTGTGGTGCTGAGTGCCGCGGACTACCAGCGCCTGACGAGCCGGCGACACGATTTCAAGGCGTTCTTGCGCCGCGCCCCATTGCATCAATTGAAGCTGGTCCGCAGCCGGGACGCCGGCCGACGCGTGTTGCTGTGAGCTTCCTACTCGATACGTGCGTCTTGTCGGAGCTCACCCGCCCGAAGCCGCATTCGAATGTGCTGCGCTGGTTCGAAGCGCAGGACGCGACGGCGCTGTTTGTGAGCGTGCTCACCATCGGCGAAATCGAGAAGGGAGTCGCCGCCCTTCCGGCAGGCCGGAAGAAAGTGGCTCTGAGCGGATGGCTCGCCACCCTGCGCTCAACATACACGGATCGGATGCTGTCGATCGACGCGGCCATTGCGGCCATCTGGGGCCGCACCGCGGCGCGGATCGAACGTGCGGGCGGCACGCTCGCCGTGGTCGATGGCTTGATCGCGGCCACCGGTATGCATCACGGATACACGGTGGTGACGCGGAACGTGAGCGACTTCGCAAAGACCGGCGTCGCACTGCTCAACGCCTGGCAAGCCTGATGCGGCCGTCAGACCTGGCTCACGTCGCGCCGGAGATGCGGGGCTAAGTGGAGTCCGACACCACCTTCACGCGCCGCGTCTGCGCCGTGCTGCTGGCCGATGTGACCGGCTTCAGCACGCTGATGGGCGAGAACGACGAGCGCACGGCGCACGCGGTGCATCATCTGCAGTCCATCGCGTAGGGGATCGTCGGCGAGCACAACGGCCGCGCCGAGCCGGTCGCCGGCGACGCCTTGTTCGCCACCTTCGACAGCGTGGTCGCAGCGGTGCAAGCGGCGGTGGCGCTGCAGCGGCGCATCGCCGCCGAGCCGTTCGAAGGCCAGGCGCTGCAAATCCGCATCGGCGTGCACCTCGGCGACGTGTTGCTGCGCGACGGCCGCGCCTTCGGTGACGCCATCAACATCGCCGCGCGCCTGGAAGCGCTGGCACGGCCGGGGACGATCTGCATCTCCGAAGGCGTCTACCGCCAGGTGCGCAATACACTCGACGAACAATTCGTCGATCTCGGCCGGCAGAAGCTGAAGAACATCTCCGATCCGGTGCACGCCTATCTCATCGTACCGAGTGGCGCGTTGGGTCCGGTGCCTCGGCGTTCCGCGCGGCACTGGGTCGTGGCGGCAGGTGCGTTGGCGCTGCTGGCTGCCGCCGGCGTCCTCGCATGGCGCCACCAACAGAGCGCAGCTCCCGGCGCGCCGAAGGCGAGCGGGCAAGCTGAAGAACGCAAGTCCGTCGCCGTGCTGCCCTTCGTCAACATGAGCGGCAACGACGCTGACGAATACTTGAGCGATGGCATGACCGAAGAGATCATCACGGCGTTGTCCAAGCTCAGCGGCTTGCGGGTTGCGGCCCGCACCTCGTCGTTCGCCTTCAAAGGCAAGAACGAGGCGATTGAGAAGATCGGGGACCAACTGCACGTGCACGCCGTGCTCGAAGGCAGCGTGCGCAAGGCGGCGAACCGACTCCGCATCACGACGCAGCTCATCAACATTGCCGACGGCTATCATCTCTGGTCAGAGAGCTACGACCGGGAGATGGCCGACATCTTTGCCATCCAAAGTGAGGTCGCCCAACGCGTCGCTGACGCGTTGAAAGTCACGCTGCTGGCAGACGAGCGGCAACGGCTCGAACGCAAAGCGACGGAGAACCTCGACGCCTACAACTCGTATCTGTTGGGCCGTTACTACTGGAACAAGCGGACTGAGGAAGGATTCCAGAAGGGCATCGAGCAGTTCGAACAGGCGATCGACAAAGACCCGAACTACGCTGCGGCGTATGCCGGATTGGCAGACTGCTACTTGCTGGCAAGCGATGCCGACACCGGCGGCCTTCCTCCAGCCACAGCGATGCCCAAAGCCAGGGCGGCAGTGACCAGGGCTCTGGAGATTGATGACACCCTTGCGGAAGCGCACAACTCGCTCGCCATGGTCTTCCAGAGAGACTGGGACTGGCTCGCTGCCGAAGGGGAATGGAAGCGAGCCCTGCAGCTCAACCCAAACTATGCCACGGCCCACCACTGGTACGGCATGTTCTGGAGCAACCGGGGCCGCGCGGATGAGGCCATTGCAGAGGTGAAACGCGCACAGGAACTTGATCCCCTGTCGCTCATTATCAGCACAGCCCGCGCAGTTGTTTTGTACCACGCGCGGCGATACGACGAAGCAGTCGACCAAGCCCACCGGACGCTTGCGATGGACCCGAAATTCGCCCGGACGCACTGGGTCCTGGGTGTGGTGTATCTGCAACAGGGGATGAACGAAGAAGCGATTGCTGAGTTGCAAGCGGCTCGACAATTGGAGGACGGCCAGCGGGTGCTCGCACAGCTTGGATACACCTATGCGGTATCGGGAAGGACAAGCGACGCGCAGAAGGCACTCAATGATTTGAATGAACTATCGCAGCGACACTATGTAGACCCGTTTTCGATCGCGGTGATCTACACAGGTCTTGGCGACAAGGACCGGGCGTTCGAGTGGCTGGGAAGGGCGTACGAGGAACGTTCGAGTGGGCTGATGTTGCTCAAAGTAGAGCCACTGTTCGACAGCGTTCGCTCTGATCCGCGGTTCACGGCGCTGCTGAAGAAGGTGGGGTTGGACCAATGAACGCGGACGCCCGCCGGCGTCCTACGTGCCAACCGTTTGCCGTATGCATCAGGCGGTGTTACAGGCATATCGCCATGCACATCAAACGAAAGAGCCACAACTTGGACGCGCACCTGCTGCGGCGAGCGCAGCGCGTCCTAGGTGCGGCGACAGAGACCGACACCATTCATCAGGCGCTGCATGCCGTGCTGGTTGGCGAGCAATTGATTGCGGCGCTTGAATCGGTGAGCGGACAGGTCGAGTTCCGGCCGGAGTTTCTCAAGCGCATGCGGAGTCAGCGCGGACGGCGCCGGTGAAGTATCTGCTCGACACCAACATCTACTTTCATACCCTCCACGACCCGGCCTATCTCGCTCGCTACCGCAGTGCGCTCCTGCGAGTCACTCCGCAAACCTTTCTCAGCAGTGTGGTGCGGCTCGAGCTAGTGCAGGGAGCGCAGGGGGACATCGCCCGCGCCCGTGTTGGGAAGGCGGTCGCTCCGCTCGAACGGAGCGGCCGGGTGATTGCCCCGACGCATGCGGACTGGACGCGAGCGGGCACCACTCAAGGACGCATCTGGGACGCGCATCCCTCCTTGCGCACGAAGAACCTGCAGAACGACATCCTCATCGCCTGCACCGCGCTGCGCATCGGCGCCGTCATCGTGACGAGCAACACGCGGGATTTCGACCTCATCCGGCCGTACGTGCCGCACCGCGCGCTAACCCTGCAACAGGTGGCGGGCGAGATCGAAGGATGAGCGTCCCAAGCGCCTCGCGTTGAGCCGGATGGACCCCGACTCCACCTTCACGCGCCGCGTGTGCGCCGTGCTGCTGGCCGATGTGACCGGCTTCAGCAAGCTCATGGGCGAGAACGACGAGCGCACGGCGCACGCGGTGCATCATCTGCAGTCGATCGCGCAGGGCATCGTCAGCGAGCACAACGGCCGCGCCGAGCCGGTGGCCGGCGACGCGTTGTTCGCCACCTTCGACAGCGTGGTGGCGGCCGTGCAAGCGGCGGTCGCGCTGCAGCGGCGCATCGCCGACGAGCCGTTCGAGGGTCAGGCGCTGCAAATCCGCATCGGCGTCCATCTCGGCGACGTGTTGTTGCGCGACGGCCGCGCCTTCGGCGACGCCATCAACATCGCCGCGCGTCTGGAGGCGCTGGCACGGCCGGGGACGATCTGCATCTCCGAAGGCGTCTACCGCCAGGTGCGCAACACGCTCGATGAACAATTCGTCGATCTCGGCCGACAGAAGCTGAAGAACATCTCCGATCCGGTGCACGCCTATCTCATCGTGCCGAAGGGCGTGGCGCGGGGCCCGGCACCCCGGCGCGCCGCGATGCGCTGGGCCGTCGTGGCCGCTGCGCTCATAGTCGTTGCCGTTGGTGTTGCCGTGTGGCGTTACCGACAGCCCGCGGCGCCGTCGGTCGCAAGCAATGATGACGATCGCAAGTCCATCGCCGTCCTGCCCTTCGTCAACATGAGCTCGGACAAGGAGAACGAGTACTTCAGCGACGGGATCACCGAAGACCTGATCACCGC encodes:
- a CDS encoding tetratricopeptide repeat protein → MLTENEHRKLAAIMFTDMVGYSALAQRNEALSLALLHEQQQLVRPIFAQYSGREVKSTGDGFLVEFGSALQAVHCAIEIQKGMVQRNSSEAPDRRIQIRIGLHLGDVETRDGDVFGDGVNIAARIEPLAEPGGICISGAVYEQIRNKIDLPLIRLKQPQLKNIDVPVEVYRVVLPWAGGDLPHVGRWVRRLRQRGMRTWVIGVIIALVIAGHGLVIALVGAGVGRWFWPLFAAPATTPKPSAAASAEVSKSVAVLPFVNMSGNDADEYLSDGMSEEIITALSKVSGLRVAARTSSFFFKGKNEDIEEIGAKLRVGSVLEGSVRKVGPKLRVTAQLISTGDGYHLWSETYDEDTADILAIESAVAQRVAAALKVTLHASEQARLQSKPTENPEAHQLYLKGRYYVNRYSEEGLKKGLTYLQQAIALDPGYALAYQGLAYYYSIVNDWFAAPKDAMPKMRAAAEKALQIDPTLSEPHTFLAAFAWWYDWNWSTAEEEHKRALALDPNSVVAHEFYGQYLNLIRLAPEGIDEVRRAVAIDPLSPEANSFLGATLYCARRYADAIAQFRETLEMEPSYSFARLQLGKAYVQNGELERGIAELRRAKELDPHNPDVMSALGYAYAVARDRDAAQRAIDELRQQSQASYVSPYFFAVIYAALGETDQAFAFLDRAYEDRSFFISGLKVDPMVDALRADPRFTALLKKVGLDK
- a CDS encoding type II toxin-antitoxin system Phd/YefM family antitoxin, which translates into the protein MANTWQLQRAKAELSKLIETSATKGPQTVTRHGRPAAVVLSAADYQRLTSRRHDFKAFLRRAPLHQLKLVRSRDAGRRVLL
- a CDS encoding type II toxin-antitoxin system VapC family toxin, coding for MSFLLDTCVLSELTRPKPHSNVLRWFEAQDATALFVSVLTIGEIEKGVAALPAGRKKVALSGWLATLRSTYTDRMLSIDAAIAAIWGRTAARIERAGGTLAVVDGLIAATGMHHGYTVVTRNVSDFAKTGVALLNAWQA
- a CDS encoding tetratricopeptide repeat protein, which encodes MFATFDSVVAAVQAAVALQRRIAAEPFEGQALQIRIGVHLGDVLLRDGRAFGDAINIAARLEALARPGTICISEGVYRQVRNTLDEQFVDLGRQKLKNISDPVHAYLIVPSGALGPVPRRSARHWVVAAGALALLAAAGVLAWRHQQSAAPGAPKASGQAEERKSVAVLPFVNMSGNDADEYLSDGMTEEIITALSKLSGLRVAARTSSFAFKGKNEAIEKIGDQLHVHAVLEGSVRKAANRLRITTQLINIADGYHLWSESYDREMADIFAIQSEVAQRVADALKVTLLADERQRLERKATENLDAYNSYLLGRYYWNKRTEEGFQKGIEQFEQAIDKDPNYAAAYAGLADCYLLASDADTGGLPPATAMPKARAAVTRALEIDDTLAEAHNSLAMVFQRDWDWLAAEGEWKRALQLNPNYATAHHWYGMFWSNRGRADEAIAEVKRAQELDPLSLIISTARAVVLYHARRYDEAVDQAHRTLAMDPKFARTHWVLGVVYLQQGMNEEAIAELQAARQLEDGQRVLAQLGYTYAVSGRTSDAQKALNDLNELSQRHYVDPFSIAVIYTGLGDKDRAFEWLGRAYEERSSGLMLLKVEPLFDSVRSDPRFTALLKKVGLDQ
- a CDS encoding type II toxin-antitoxin system VapC family toxin encodes the protein MKYLLDTNIYFHTLHDPAYLARYRSALLRVTPQTFLSSVVRLELVQGAQGDIARARVGKAVAPLERSGRVIAPTHADWTRAGTTQGRIWDAHPSLRTKNLQNDILIACTALRIGAVIVTSNTRDFDLIRPYVPHRALTLQQVAGEIEG